One part of the Leclercia sp. LSNIH1 genome encodes these proteins:
- the mltD gene encoding murein transglycosylase D, with the protein MKAKAILLASVLLVGCQSSQNTGNVQQHAQSLSAAGQGEAGKFTSQSRWADDGTSFAQDQDLWVSIGDELKMGIPENSRIREQKQKYLSNKSYLHDVTLRAEPYMYWIAGQVKKRNMPMELVLLPIVESAFDPHATSGAKAAGLWQIIPSTGRNYGLKQTRNYDARRDVVASTTAALDMMQRLNKMFDGDWLLTVAAYNSGEGRVLKAMKANKARGKPTDFWSLPLPRETKLYVPKMLALSEIFKNSKQYGVQLPTSDESRALAKVRINNPVELKQVADMAGISVTKLKAFNAGVKGSTLGTSGPKYVLVPQKHAEQLRVSLASGEIAAVQSTLIADNTPLNSRSYRVRTGDTLSGIASRLGVSTKDLQQWNKLRGSTLKVGQNLTIGAGNSAQRLANNSDSITYRVQKGDSLSSIAKRHGVNIKDVMRWNSDTDNLQPGDRITLFVKNNATPDS; encoded by the coding sequence ATGAAGGCAAAAGCGATATTACTCGCCTCTGTCCTGCTTGTGGGTTGCCAGTCGTCACAGAACACTGGCAACGTACAACAGCACGCACAGAGCCTTTCTGCAGCTGGTCAAGGGGAAGCAGGGAAGTTCACAAGTCAATCGCGATGGGCAGACGATGGGACGTCCTTCGCACAGGATCAAGACTTGTGGGTCTCTATTGGTGACGAGCTAAAGATGGGAATTCCGGAAAACAGCCGGATTCGCGAACAGAAACAGAAGTATTTAAGCAATAAGAGCTATCTCCACGATGTAACTTTACGGGCAGAGCCGTATATGTACTGGATAGCAGGGCAAGTTAAGAAACGTAACATGCCCATGGAACTGGTACTACTACCCATAGTGGAGAGCGCTTTTGACCCACACGCAACGTCTGGCGCCAAGGCCGCAGGTCTTTGGCAGATCATACCGAGCACAGGGCGCAATTATGGTTTAAAACAGACCCGCAACTACGATGCGCGTCGTGATGTGGTCGCCTCGACGACTGCCGCTCTCGATATGATGCAACGTCTGAACAAGATGTTCGACGGTGACTGGCTGCTGACTGTCGCTGCGTACAACAGCGGTGAGGGTCGTGTACTGAAGGCAATGAAAGCGAATAAAGCACGGGGTAAACCTACCGACTTTTGGTCGCTTCCACTGCCACGGGAAACCAAATTATACGTACCTAAAATGCTGGCTTTGAGTGAAATCTTCAAAAACAGCAAACAGTACGGCGTGCAGCTGCCAACCTCCGACGAAAGTCGTGCGCTGGCGAAAGTGCGTATCAACAACCCTGTTGAACTGAAACAGGTTGCGGATATGGCAGGTATCTCGGTGACCAAACTGAAAGCCTTCAACGCAGGTGTGAAGGGCTCTACGTTAGGTACCAGCGGACCAAAATACGTTCTGGTGCCGCAGAAACACGCTGAACAGTTACGGGTATCGTTAGCGTCGGGTGAGATTGCAGCGGTTCAGTCTACGCTGATTGCGGATAACACACCGTTAAATAGCCGTAGCTATCGGGTACGTACAGGCGATACGCTTTCAGGCATTGCTTCACGTCTTGGCGTGAGCACGAAAGATCTGCAGCAGTGGAACAAGCTGCGTGGCTCTACCCTGAAAGTGGGTCAGAACCTGACGATTGGCGCGGGTAACAGCGCGCAGCGTCTCGCCAATAATAGCGATAGCATTACCTATCGCGTACAAAAAGGCGATTCGCTTTCCAGTATTGCCAAGCGTCACGGCGTAAACATCAAAGATGTGATGCGCTGGAACAGCGATACGGATAATCTGCAGCCTGGCGACCGGATAACGTTGTTTGTAAAAAACAACGCCACACCGGATTCCTGA
- the gloB gene encoding hydroxyacylglutathione hydrolase, with translation MNLNSISAFQDNYIWVLSNDEGRCVIVDPGEAEPVLNAIEQNQWQPEAILLTHHHHDHVGGVAALCAKFPHLVVYGPAETQDKGATRVVKEGEKILILTLEFSVIATPGHTSGHISYFSFPYLFCGDTMFSGGCGRLFEGTPAQMYQSFQKINALPDDTLICCAHEYTLANMKFAMHVLPEDSAIQDYYRKVNELRAKNQKTLPVILKNERKINLFLRTNDIDLVNKIKEETNMLQPEDCFAWLRAKKDDF, from the coding sequence ATGAATCTTAACAGTATTTCTGCTTTTCAGGACAATTACATCTGGGTTTTAAGCAATGATGAGGGTCGTTGCGTGATTGTCGATCCTGGCGAGGCGGAGCCGGTGTTAAACGCCATCGAGCAAAACCAGTGGCAGCCGGAAGCCATTCTGCTCACGCATCATCACCATGACCATGTGGGCGGCGTGGCGGCACTCTGCGCAAAATTTCCGCATCTTGTGGTATACGGTCCTGCTGAGACACAAGATAAGGGGGCTACGCGCGTAGTAAAAGAGGGAGAAAAGATCCTCATTCTTACGTTGGAATTTTCTGTAATTGCCACACCGGGTCACACTTCTGGACATATTTCGTACTTTAGCTTCCCTTATCTTTTCTGTGGGGACACAATGTTCTCTGGTGGCTGCGGACGACTCTTCGAAGGCACTCCAGCCCAGATGTACCAGTCCTTCCAGAAAATTAACGCTCTCCCCGACGATACCCTTATTTGTTGCGCACATGAATACACTTTAGCGAATATGAAGTTTGCGATGCACGTTCTGCCTGAGGATAGTGCGATTCAGGATTATTACCGCAAAGTGAATGAGTTACGTGCAAAAAACCAAAAAACACTGCCCGTAATTCTGAAAAATGAACGTAAAATTAATTTATTTCTTAGAACAAATGACATTGATTTAGTTAATAAAATTAAAGAAGAAACAAATATGTTACAACCTGAGGATTGTTTCGCGTGGTTAAGGGCAAAGAAAGATGACTTCTGA
- a CDS encoding class I SAM-dependent methyltransferase, whose translation MKPARIPQIVTAPKHWAELPWGEYYREALELQLKPWFAKMYGFHLLKIGNLSAEINSESCAISHQVNVSLGGEPVQVKANPLQLPFAEKSVDACLLAHLLPWCDDPHRLLREADRVLIDDGWLVISGFNPMSLMGLRKLVPVLRRTPPYNSRMFTLMRQLDWLSLLNFEVMHQSGFQVIPWTRQGGKLLSTHFPALGCMQLIVARKRTIPLTLNPMKPGKAKTQLRPAVGATRQYRKP comes from the coding sequence ATGAAACCGGCAAGGATACCTCAGATTGTTACCGCACCGAAACACTGGGCGGAGTTGCCCTGGGGTGAATACTATCGTGAAGCGCTCGAGTTACAGCTTAAGCCCTGGTTTGCGAAAATGTATGGTTTTCACCTGCTTAAGATTGGCAATCTGAGCGCGGAAATCAACTCTGAAAGCTGCGCCATCTCGCATCAGGTCAATGTTTCGCTGGGCGGGGAACCCGTTCAGGTGAAGGCCAATCCGCTGCAGCTCCCTTTTGCCGAGAAGTCCGTTGATGCGTGCCTGTTGGCACATTTGCTGCCCTGGTGCGATGACCCGCACCGTCTGCTGCGGGAAGCCGATCGGGTTTTGATTGATGATGGCTGGCTGGTGATTAGCGGCTTTAACCCGATGAGTCTGATGGGGCTGAGAAAGCTGGTGCCGGTGCTGCGTCGCACGCCACCCTATAACAGCCGCATGTTCACGCTGATGCGCCAGCTGGACTGGCTCTCGCTGCTCAATTTTGAGGTGATGCACCAGAGCGGTTTTCAGGTGATACCCTGGACGCGGCAGGGCGGGAAGTTACTCAGCACCCATTTTCCGGCGCTGGGCTGTATGCAGCTGATTGTGGCGCGCAAGAGAACCATCCCCCTGACGCTCAATCCCATGAAACCAGGCAAAGCCAAGACCCAATTGCGCCCCGCTGTAGGTGCCACGCGGCAGTACCGAAAGCCCTGA
- the rnhA gene encoding ribonuclease HI: MRKQVEIYTDGSCLGNPGPGGYGAILRYRQHEKTFNEGFRLTTNNRMELMAAIVALEALKEHCDIVLSTDSQYVRQGITQWIHNWKKRGWKTADKKPVKNVDLWQRLDAALSQHKIQWEWVKGHAGHPENERCDELARAAALNPQHDDVGYKPEA; encoded by the coding sequence ATGCGTAAACAGGTAGAGATTTACACCGATGGCTCGTGCCTCGGCAATCCGGGCCCAGGGGGTTACGGCGCCATTTTGCGGTATCGACAGCACGAAAAAACTTTCAATGAAGGCTTTCGCCTGACCACCAACAACCGCATGGAGTTGATGGCCGCGATTGTGGCTCTTGAGGCACTGAAAGAGCATTGCGATATTGTGCTAAGTACCGACAGCCAGTATGTACGCCAGGGGATCACCCAGTGGATCCACAACTGGAAAAAACGCGGCTGGAAAACCGCGGACAAAAAACCGGTGAAGAATGTCGATCTCTGGCAACGCCTGGATGCGGCGCTCAGCCAGCATAAAATCCAGTGGGAATGGGTGAAAGGCCACGCCGGACATCCCGAAAACGAACGCTGCGACGAACTGGCGCGCGCTGCTGCGCTCAATCCGCAGCATGACGATGTGGGGTATAAACCGGAAGCCTGA
- the dnaQ gene encoding DNA polymerase III subunit epsilon: protein MSIADTHNADRIIVLDTETTGMNQIGAHYEGHKIIEIGAVEVVNRRLTGNNFHVYLKPDRLVDPEAFGVHGIADEFLLDKPTFADVADEFIDYIKGAELVIHNASFDIGFMDYEFSKLNRGLPKTDAFCKVTDSLAMARKMFPGKRNSLDALCSRYEIDNSKRTLHGALLDAQILADVYLIMTGGQTALAFNADNEAQQVSGESEIQRIIRKSSALRVILASDEELMAHESRLDLVQKKGGSCLWRG from the coding sequence ATGAGTATTGCAGACACACACAACGCCGACAGGATCATCGTTCTCGATACCGAAACGACGGGTATGAACCAGATCGGTGCTCACTATGAAGGGCATAAGATCATCGAGATCGGTGCGGTAGAGGTGGTTAACCGCCGTCTTACCGGCAATAACTTTCACGTTTACCTGAAGCCAGACCGGCTGGTGGACCCGGAAGCCTTTGGCGTTCACGGTATTGCAGATGAGTTTCTGCTCGATAAACCTACCTTTGCCGACGTTGCCGATGAATTCATCGACTACATTAAAGGCGCCGAGCTTGTCATTCATAACGCCTCGTTCGATATCGGCTTTATGGATTACGAATTCAGCAAGCTCAACCGCGGCCTGCCGAAAACAGACGCCTTCTGCAAGGTCACTGATAGCCTGGCGATGGCAAGGAAGATGTTCCCCGGCAAGCGGAACAGCCTTGACGCGTTGTGCTCGCGCTATGAGATAGATAACAGCAAACGAACGCTACACGGGGCACTGCTCGATGCCCAGATCCTGGCGGATGTTTATCTGATCATGACGGGCGGCCAGACCGCCCTGGCGTTTAATGCCGATAACGAGGCGCAGCAAGTGTCCGGCGAGAGTGAAATCCAGCGCATTATTCGTAAGTCCAGCGCGCTGCGCGTTATACTTGCGAGTGATGAAGAGTTAATGGCGCATGAATCCCGTCTGGATCTGGTGCAGAAGAAGGGCGGAAGCTGCCTCTGGCGAGGCTAA
- a CDS encoding cytochrome b, translated as MQTSSVIPTRYDRFSRLLHWVVAAVIIYAMCMGYILHALEGTRWFTFFSVLNMSLGTIATPIMLVRFVWRFFRPSVPYPATVAGRKKQMVVFIHELFYLTIMLVLASGFLMLHKDYSLFGLLPITHPINTIEVNEFFFKLHRVSCILLGLILLGHVAEVIKYTFKGQREILQRML; from the coding sequence ATGCAAACTTCTTCCGTTATTCCCACACGTTACGATCGCTTTTCTCGCCTTTTACACTGGGTGGTTGCAGCCGTCATTATCTACGCCATGTGCATGGGCTACATTCTTCACGCGCTGGAAGGGACCCGTTGGTTTACCTTTTTTTCTGTGTTGAATATGTCGCTTGGCACCATTGCAACGCCAATCATGCTGGTGCGTTTTGTCTGGCGCTTCTTTCGTCCTTCAGTGCCTTATCCGGCAACGGTGGCGGGGCGGAAAAAGCAGATGGTGGTTTTTATCCATGAGCTGTTTTATCTGACCATTATGTTGGTGCTGGCCAGCGGCTTCCTGATGCTGCACAAAGATTACAGCCTGTTTGGGCTGCTGCCGATTACTCATCCGATTAACACGATTGAAGTTAATGAATTCTTCTTTAAATTGCATCGCGTTAGCTGCATTTTACTGGGCCTGATTCTGCTTGGGCATGTCGCGGAGGTAATCAAATATACCTTCAAGGGACAGCGCGAAATCCTGCAACGCATGCTGTAA
- a CDS encoding amidohydrolase: MPGLKITLLQQPLVWMDGPANLRHFDRQLEGIAGRDIIILPEMFTTGFAMEAAKQSLPQDELVAWMQARAQQTQALIAGSAALQTERGPVNRFLLVEPEGKVHFYDKRHLFRMADEHQHYEAGNERVVFEWRGWRILPLVCYDLRFPVWSRNRDDYDLAIYVANWPAPRSLHWQALLTARAIENQAYIAGCNRVGTDGNGHHYRGDSRVINPQGEIIATAEPHHATRIDAELSLTALREYREKFPAWQDADPFSID; this comes from the coding sequence GTGCCTGGTCTGAAGATTACGCTTTTGCAACAACCGCTGGTGTGGATGGATGGTCCGGCCAACCTGCGCCATTTTGATCGTCAGCTGGAAGGGATCGCCGGACGGGATATTATTATCCTGCCCGAGATGTTCACCACTGGCTTCGCCATGGAGGCGGCTAAGCAGTCCCTGCCGCAGGACGAGCTGGTTGCCTGGATGCAGGCCAGAGCGCAACAAACCCAGGCGTTAATCGCTGGCAGCGCAGCGTTGCAGACCGAACGCGGACCGGTGAACCGTTTTCTGCTGGTGGAGCCCGAGGGCAAGGTGCACTTCTACGATAAGCGCCATCTGTTCCGCATGGCGGACGAGCACCAGCACTATGAAGCGGGTAACGAGCGGGTTGTCTTTGAGTGGCGCGGCTGGCGCATTCTGCCGTTGGTCTGTTACGACCTGCGTTTCCCGGTGTGGTCCCGTAACCGCGATGATTACGACCTGGCGATCTACGTGGCCAATTGGCCGGCGCCCCGCTCTCTCCACTGGCAGGCGCTGCTGACGGCACGTGCGATTGAGAACCAGGCCTATATCGCTGGCTGCAACCGGGTCGGTACTGACGGCAACGGGCATCACTACCGGGGCGACAGCCGGGTGATCAACCCGCAGGGTGAGATTATTGCCACCGCTGAGCCGCATCATGCAACCCGGATTGATGCCGAGCTGTCGCTGACCGCGCTGAGGGAGTACCGGGAGAAGTTTCCTGCCTGGCAGGATGCGGATCCGTTTAGTATTGACTGA
- the fadE gene encoding acyl-CoA dehydrogenase FadE, with product MMILSILLTVVLLGVLFYHRVSLMLSSLILLAWTAALGVTGIWNIWVLVPLAIILVPFNVRSMRKSLISAPVFRGFRKVMPPMSRTEKEAIDAGTTWWEGELFQGNPDWKKLHNYPQPRLTAEEQAFIDGPVEEACRMANDFQITHEMADLPPELWAFLKEHRFFAMIIKKEYGGLEFSAYAQARVLQKLSGVSGILAITVGVPNSLGPGELLQHYGTEEQKNHYLPRLARGLEIPCFALTSPEAGSDAGAIPDTGVVCMGDWQGEQVLGMRLTWNKRYITLAPIATVLGLAFKLSDPDKLLGGEEDLGITCALIPTTTPGVEIGRRHFPLNVPFQNGPTRGQDIFVPIDYIIGGPKMAGQGWRMLVECLSVGRGITLPSNSTGGLKSVAMGIGAYAHIRRQFKISIGKMEGIEEPLARIAGNAYVMDAAASLITYGIMLGEKPAVLSAIVKYHCTHRAQQSIIDAMDIAGGKGIMLGEGNFLARGYQGAPIAITVEGANILTRSMMIFGQGAIRCHPYVLEEMAAAQNNDVDAFDKLLFKHIGHVGSNKMRSLWLGLTRGLTSATPTGDATRRYYQHLNRLSANLALLSDVSMAVLGGSLKRRERISARLGDVLSQIFLASAVLKRYDDEGRHEADLPLVHWGVQDTLYQAEQAIDDLLANFPNRFVAGALRVVIFPTGRHYLAPSDKLDHKVAKILQVPSATRSRIGRGQYLTPSEHNPVGLLEEALLDVMAADPIHQKICKQLGKNLPFTRLNELAKEALAGGIITKDEADLLIKAEESRLRSINVDDFDAEELATQPVKLKEIVRKPEAA from the coding sequence ATGATGATTTTAAGTATTCTGTTAACCGTTGTTCTGCTCGGGGTGTTGTTCTATCACCGGGTCAGCTTAATGCTGAGCAGTCTTATCTTACTGGCCTGGACCGCTGCCCTTGGCGTGACCGGCATCTGGAACATCTGGGTGCTGGTTCCGCTGGCAATTATCCTGGTGCCGTTCAACGTGCGCTCGATGCGTAAATCCCTGATTTCTGCCCCGGTCTTCCGTGGTTTCCGTAAGGTGATGCCGCCGATGTCGCGTACCGAAAAAGAGGCGATCGACGCGGGCACCACCTGGTGGGAAGGCGAGCTGTTCCAGGGCAACCCTGACTGGAAAAAGCTGCATAACTATCCGCAGCCGCGCCTGACTGCTGAAGAGCAGGCGTTTATTGACGGTCCGGTTGAAGAAGCCTGCCGGATGGCGAACGACTTCCAGATCACCCATGAGATGGCCGATCTGCCGCCGGAGCTGTGGGCATTTTTAAAAGAGCATCGCTTCTTCGCGATGATCATCAAGAAAGAGTACGGCGGGCTGGAGTTCTCTGCGTATGCCCAGGCTCGGGTGCTGCAAAAACTGTCCGGCGTCTCCGGGATCCTGGCGATCACCGTCGGTGTACCTAACTCATTAGGCCCAGGCGAACTGCTGCAACATTACGGTACTGAAGAGCAAAAAAATCACTACCTGCCGCGCCTGGCCCGTGGTCTGGAAATCCCTTGCTTCGCACTCACCAGCCCGGAAGCGGGTTCCGATGCGGGCGCTATCCCCGATACGGGTGTGGTCTGCATGGGCGATTGGCAGGGTGAGCAAGTTCTGGGTATGCGTCTGACCTGGAACAAACGCTACATTACGCTGGCACCTATCGCCACCGTGCTCGGTCTGGCCTTTAAACTCTCCGACCCGGACAAGCTGTTAGGCGGCGAAGAGGATCTGGGTATCACCTGCGCGCTGATCCCGACCACCACACCTGGCGTGGAGATTGGTCGTCGCCACTTCCCGCTGAACGTACCGTTCCAGAACGGTCCGACCCGCGGTCAGGATATCTTTGTGCCGATCGATTACATCATCGGCGGCCCGAAAATGGCCGGTCAGGGCTGGCGTATGCTGGTTGAGTGTCTGTCTGTTGGCCGTGGTATTACCCTGCCGTCGAACTCAACCGGCGGTCTGAAATCGGTGGCAATGGGGATTGGCGCTTACGCCCACATCCGCCGTCAGTTCAAAATCTCTATCGGTAAGATGGAAGGGATTGAGGAGCCGCTGGCCCGTATCGCAGGTAACGCCTATGTGATGGATGCCGCCGCTTCCTTAATTACCTATGGCATCATGCTGGGTGAAAAACCGGCCGTGCTGTCCGCCATCGTGAAGTACCACTGTACCCACCGTGCCCAGCAGTCGATCATTGATGCGATGGATATTGCCGGCGGTAAAGGCATTATGCTGGGTGAAGGTAACTTCCTGGCACGTGGCTATCAGGGCGCACCGATTGCCATCACCGTTGAAGGGGCGAATATTCTGACCCGCAGCATGATGATCTTCGGTCAGGGGGCAATCCGCTGCCATCCATACGTGCTGGAAGAGATGGCCGCCGCGCAGAACAACGACGTGGATGCCTTCGATAAACTGCTGTTTAAACACATCGGCCATGTCGGTAGCAATAAAATGCGCAGCCTGTGGCTGGGCCTGACCCGCGGCCTGACCAGCGCCACGCCAACCGGCGACGCGACCCGTCGTTACTACCAGCACCTGAACCGTCTGAGTGCCAACCTTGCGCTGCTCTCTGACGTGTCAATGGCGGTGCTGGGCGGTAGCCTGAAACGCCGGGAACGCATCTCCGCCCGACTGGGTGATGTGCTGAGCCAGATCTTCCTCGCCTCGGCGGTACTGAAACGCTATGACGATGAAGGCCGTCATGAAGCGGACCTGCCGCTGGTCCACTGGGGCGTGCAGGATACGCTGTATCAGGCGGAACAAGCCATCGACGATCTGCTGGCCAACTTCCCGAACCGCTTTGTGGCAGGCGCCCTGCGCGTGGTGATCTTCCCGACCGGTCGTCACTATCTGGCCCCGTCCGATAAGCTGGATCATAAAGTGGCGAAGATCCTGCAGGTACCGAGCGCAACCCGCTCCCGTATTGGCCGCGGTCAGTATCTGACCCCAAGCGAGCATAACCCGGTCGGTCTGCTGGAAGAGGCGCTGCTGGATGTGATGGCGGCCGACCCGATTCACCAGAAGATCTGCAAGCAACTGGGTAAAAACCTGCCCTTCACCCGCCTGAACGAGCTGGCTAAAGAGGCGCTGGCGGGCGGCATCATCACCAAAGATGAAGCGGACCTGCTGATTAAAGCCGAAGAGAGCCGTCTGCGCAGTATTAACGTTGATGATTTTGACGCTGAAGAGCTGGCGACACAGCCGGTAAAGCTGAAAGAGATCGTGCGTAAACCTGAAGCTGCGTAA
- the lpcA gene encoding D-sedoheptulose 7-phosphate isomerase → MYQDLIRNELNEAAETLANFLKDEANIHAIQRAAVLLADSFKAGGKVLSCGNGGSHCDAMHFAEELTGRYRENRPGYPAIAISDVSHISCVSNDFGYDYVFSRYVEAVGREGDVLLGISTSGNSGNVIKAIEAAREKGMKVITLTGKDGGKMAGTADIEIRVPHFGYADRIQEIHIKVIHILIQLIEKEMVK, encoded by the coding sequence ATGTACCAGGATCTTATTCGTAACGAACTGAACGAAGCGGCGGAAACGCTGGCCAACTTTCTGAAAGATGAAGCCAATATCCACGCTATTCAGCGCGCGGCGGTCCTGCTGGCCGACAGCTTTAAAGCGGGCGGTAAAGTGCTCTCCTGCGGCAATGGTGGTTCACATTGTGATGCCATGCACTTTGCCGAAGAGCTGACGGGGCGTTATCGTGAAAACCGTCCGGGCTACCCGGCGATCGCGATCTCTGACGTCAGCCACATCTCCTGCGTGAGCAACGACTTTGGTTACGATTATGTCTTCTCCCGCTATGTTGAAGCGGTAGGGCGTGAAGGGGATGTCCTGCTGGGGATCTCCACCTCCGGCAACTCCGGCAACGTCATCAAAGCCATTGAAGCGGCTCGTGAGAAGGGGATGAAAGTTATCACCCTCACCGGCAAAGATGGCGGCAAAATGGCAGGCACCGCAGATATCGAAATTCGTGTGCCTCACTTCGGTTACGCTGACCGTATTCAGGAAATTCATATCAAAGTGATCCACATCCTGATCCAGCTGATTGAAAAAGAGATGGTTAAGTAA
- a CDS encoding class II glutamine amidotransferase has protein sequence MCELLGMSANVPTDICFSFTGLVQRGGGTGPHKDGWGITFYEGKGCRTFKDPQPSFNSPIAKLVQDYPIKSCSVVAHIRQANRGEVALENTHPFTRELWGRNWTYAHNGQLTGYKSLETGNFRPVGETDSEKAFCWLLHKLTERYPRTPGNMTAVFKYVASLATELREKGVFNMLLSDGRYVMAFCSTNLFWITRRAPFGVAKLLDQDVEIDFQTETTPNDVVTVIATQPLTGNEAWQRIMPGEWILFCLGERVV, from the coding sequence ATGTGCGAACTGCTCGGGATGAGCGCCAATGTGCCAACCGATATCTGCTTTAGTTTCACCGGACTGGTGCAGCGCGGTGGAGGAACCGGGCCGCATAAAGACGGCTGGGGTATCACCTTCTACGAAGGAAAAGGCTGTCGCACGTTCAAGGACCCACAACCCAGCTTCAACTCCCCCATTGCCAAACTGGTGCAGGACTATCCGATTAAATCCTGCTCGGTGGTGGCGCATATTCGCCAGGCCAACCGCGGTGAAGTGGCGCTGGAAAATACCCATCCGTTTACCCGTGAGCTGTGGGGCCGTAACTGGACCTACGCGCATAACGGGCAACTTACGGGCTATAAGTCGCTGGAGACCGGTAATTTTCGCCCGGTTGGTGAAACCGACAGCGAAAAGGCTTTTTGCTGGCTGCTGCATAAGCTGACCGAGCGCTATCCGCGCACGCCGGGCAACATGACCGCGGTCTTTAAATACGTGGCCTCGCTGGCGACGGAGCTGCGGGAGAAAGGGGTCTTTAATATGCTGCTGTCGGACGGGCGGTATGTGATGGCGTTCTGCTCGACGAACCTGTTCTGGATCACCCGGCGGGCGCCGTTCGGCGTGGCAAAACTGCTGGATCAGGATGTGGAAATCGATTTTCAGACCGAAACCACACCCAACGATGTGGTCACGGTCATCGCCACTCAGCCGCTGACGGGCAATGAAGCCTGGCAAAGAATCATGCCAGGCGAGTGGATCTTATTTTGTCTGGGGGAGCGCGTAGTTTGA
- the dpaA gene encoding peptidoglycan meso-diaminopimelic acid protein amidase, whose product MRKIALFIAMLLIPCVSFAGLLSSNSSTTPISKEYKQQLMGSPVYIQIYKEERTLDLFVKMGETYQLLDSYKICNYSGGLGPKQRQGDFKSPEGFYSVQRNQLKPDSRFYKAINIGFPNAFDRAHGYDGKYLMIHGACVSVGCYAMTDSGIDEIFQFVTGALVFGQSAVQVSIYPFRMTDANMQRHKSSYYADFWKQLKPGYDYFQQTHKPPTVSVVDGRYVVSKPLSHEVVQPQLASNYALPQTK is encoded by the coding sequence ATGCGTAAAATCGCATTGTTCATTGCGATGCTTCTTATTCCGTGCGTTTCGTTTGCCGGGCTGCTCAGCAGCAACAGCTCAACAACGCCGATTAGCAAAGAATACAAACAGCAGTTGATGGGCTCTCCGGTCTATATCCAGATCTATAAGGAAGAGCGCACGTTAGACCTGTTCGTGAAGATGGGTGAGACGTATCAGCTGCTCGACAGCTATAAAATCTGCAACTACTCCGGTGGCCTTGGCCCGAAACAGCGTCAGGGCGATTTCAAAAGCCCGGAGGGGTTCTACAGCGTTCAGCGTAACCAGCTAAAACCTGACAGTCGCTTCTATAAAGCGATCAACATTGGTTTCCCCAATGCCTTTGACCGTGCGCACGGCTATGACGGTAAATATCTGATGATTCATGGTGCCTGTGTGTCAGTGGGTTGCTACGCCATGACCGACAGCGGTATTGATGAGATCTTCCAGTTTGTAACTGGCGCGTTGGTCTTTGGCCAGTCTGCGGTGCAGGTCAGCATCTATCCGTTCCGCATGACCGATGCCAATATGCAGCGTCACAAGAGCTCATACTACGCCGATTTCTGGAAACAGCTGAAGCCGGGTTATGACTACTTCCAGCAGACGCACAAGCCGCCGACCGTTTCGGTGGTGGATGGACGTTATGTGGTCAGCAAGCCGCTGAGCCACGAAGTCGTCCAGCCACAGCTGGCGTCAAACTACGCGCTCCCCCAGACAAAATAA